In Vibrio crassostreae, one DNA window encodes the following:
- a CDS encoding glycerate kinase translates to MKIVIAPDSFKESLTAKQVCDAVEKGFSEVFPQAQYVHLPLADGGEGTVDILMQGLEGEIRLSPVTGPLKLDSLDCGVTAQWALLDDGSTALIEVAAASGLDLLDVSQRNPAVTTTYGTGELICEALDLGVSKIMLGLGGSATNDGGAGIVQALGGKLLDREGNELPKGGAALSNLARIDLSGVHPRCKQVEFIVACDVANPLVGVNGASEVFGPQKGASSSLIAELERCLSNFANVAYSITGVDRCSSAGFGAAGGTPLGVSLLFDVQIKPGIEMILDALDADKVLEQAELVITGEGQMDNQTLQGKTPFGIAKRAKAKSIPVIGIAGSLGSEIDDLYATIDSAFASVRSPQSLEQVLQEASMNVTRTSRNIAATLKLGASMINTK, encoded by the coding sequence ATGAAAATAGTGATTGCACCAGATTCATTTAAAGAGTCGTTAACGGCTAAACAAGTTTGTGACGCTGTTGAGAAAGGCTTTTCTGAAGTGTTTCCACAGGCTCAATATGTTCATCTTCCTCTTGCTGATGGTGGTGAGGGAACGGTTGACATATTGATGCAAGGTTTAGAGGGCGAGATACGACTTTCGCCTGTGACCGGGCCGCTAAAGTTAGATTCACTCGACTGTGGTGTGACGGCTCAATGGGCGCTACTTGATGACGGCAGTACTGCCTTAATTGAAGTGGCGGCGGCATCAGGCTTAGACCTGCTCGATGTTTCTCAACGTAACCCTGCAGTGACCACTACCTATGGTACTGGCGAGCTAATATGTGAAGCTTTAGATCTAGGGGTGAGCAAAATAATGCTTGGCCTAGGTGGTAGTGCAACCAACGATGGCGGGGCTGGTATCGTACAGGCCTTAGGTGGAAAGCTACTGGATCGCGAAGGTAACGAATTACCGAAAGGCGGTGCTGCGCTTTCTAATCTTGCCCGCATCGATTTGTCTGGTGTTCATCCCCGTTGTAAGCAAGTGGAATTCATAGTGGCATGCGATGTTGCGAACCCACTTGTTGGGGTTAATGGAGCTAGTGAGGTGTTTGGTCCTCAAAAAGGAGCGTCTTCAAGTTTGATTGCTGAATTAGAGCGTTGTTTATCTAATTTTGCCAACGTTGCTTACTCAATAACGGGTGTCGACCGTTGTTCTAGTGCTGGGTTCGGAGCTGCGGGTGGGACCCCTTTGGGTGTCTCCTTGTTATTTGATGTTCAAATTAAGCCTGGAATTGAGATGATTTTAGATGCGTTAGACGCAGATAAGGTTCTAGAACAGGCAGAGCTGGTGATTACGGGCGAGGGTCAAATGGATAACCAAACCCTGCAAGGTAAAACGCCATTTGGCATTGCTAAGCGAGCTAAGGCGAAGTCGATTCCAGTGATTGGAATTGCAGGTTCTTTAGGTTCTGAAATCGATGATTTATACGCCACAATCGACAGTGCTTTTGCCTCCGTTCGCTCACCGCAAAGTCTTGAACAAGTGCTTCAAGAGGCGAGTATGAACGTGACTCGAACGTCTAGAAATATCGCGGCTACCCT